The nucleotide window CCGGTTCCATCGCTGAACATCCTGTTTCCGCGTTATTACCAGTCGGCGGCGGCGCCGACGCCGTACCGCGTGATCAATCAGCAACTCCAGCAGGTCGGCCTTTATGCCCAGGATCAGATCGCACTCACCGAGCGTCTGACCTTCCTCATCGGCGGGCGCCAGGACTTCGTCGACAACAACGTCGATGACAAGCTGAACCCATTGAACTCGACCACAATCAGCGAGAGCGCCTTCACTGGCCGCCTCGGTCTGATTTACAATTTCGACAACGGACTCGCGCCCTACGTCACCTACGGAACGTCGTTTAACCCGACCGCCGGCGTACTGGCCAGCAATGTCCCGGCGAAATCTGGCAAGGGGGATCAGATTGAGGTCGGCGCCAAGTTTCAGCCGGCGGGATGGAACACCCTGTTCACGGTGGCGGCCTTCGATCTGGTGCGTGAGAACGTGCTGACCTCGACCATACAAGATCCCTTCGTCAATGTTCAGCTTGGCAAGGTCCGCTCGCGCGGCTTCGAGGCTTCGGCGGTCGCCACCCTCGCGGAAGGACTCAACCTCACCGCGTCGTATACGATCTATGGCCTGCGCACGATCGAAGGCGCAGCGACAGGTGACCTCAGTGTCGGTAACGTGCCGGTTGGCATCCCCGAGAATCTCGCATCGCTCTGGGCCGATTACACGATCCCGGTCGGCGACTTCAAAGGCTTCGGCTTCGGCGGTGGCGTAAACTACGTCGGCAGATCCTACGCGGATCTCAGTAATACGCTGACAGTGCCTGATTACGTTACCTTCGATGCATCGGTTCATTACGATTACGCTGGATGGCGCGCCGCCGTGAACGTGCTCAACATCGGCGACCGCCGCTTCGTCTCGTCCTGCTCCTCACCCACCGCCTGTTTCTACGGCACCCAGCGCAAGGTCGTGGCGAGCGTTTCGTACAAGTGGTGAGCCCTTCCACCATCTGCTGAATCGCCGACCTGATCCCGACGAGCCGAACTCGTCGGGATTTTTTTCATGAGCCTTGGAGATCAAGATCCTTGGTGATCAGGACTTGGTCGGCGCCCAGATTCCCAGTGACGAGGCGTCGACGGGGCGCGGCAGGAGGCCTTCGCTGCGGAACGCATCCGCGATAGTCTGCTGCTCCGAGAGACCCTCTCGGGTGACCGGCTCCACCGCATAGGTGCGGCGGGCATTGGCCTTCGTGACGATGGCCGGATCGAGCTTCCACAAGGCGCCGAGGCGGTTCGCGGCCTCGGCGGGATTGGCCTTCACCCAGCTTCCGGTGTCGCGCAGCTTGGCGAAGACGATGTCGAGGACGTCGCCGTGCTTGGCTGCATACTCGTCCGAGGCGAGATAATAGCGCTTGTAGAGCGACAGGCCGGTGCCGTCCTTCAGGATACGAGCGCCCGATTGCAACTCGGCAGCCGACAGGAACGGATCCCATGCGACCCAGGCCTCGACCCCGCCGGCGGCGAGCGCCGTGCGCCCATCCGCAGGGGTGAGATAGGCAGGGGAGATCGCCTTGAACGGGATGCCCTCCGCCTTCAGGGCGGCGAGCAGCAGATAATGGCTGCCCGCGCCCTTCGTCACCGCGACTTTGCGGCCCTTCAGCTCCGCCACCGAAGTGATCGCAGAATCGGCGCCGACGACGATGGCCTGAGCGCTCGGGGAGGCGGCTTCCTGCGCCACGTAGGTGATCCGCGCATTGGCGGCCTGGGCGAAGATCGGCACCGTATCGGCGACATCCGCCGAGAGGTCGATCTGGCCCGCATTGAGCGCCTCCATCACCGGCAGGCCGCTGGTGAACTCGTGCCACGACAGGCCGACGCCGAGGGGTTCCAACGCCTTTTCCAGGCTGCCATCCTGCTTGACCAGGGCGATCAGGGTCGAGGATTTCTGGTAGCCGATGCGCAGAATCTTCGGATCGGCGGCGAACGTGTCTCTCGGAGCAAGGGCAAGAAGACTCAGCGCGGCGGCGGCCCGCAGCGCGTGGCGACGATGGATCATGGAACGGTGTCTCTTGGTCGGAGGCGGGATCAGGGATGCTTGTGGATGGGGTCGATCCAGTGGACCGTCTCGGGACGCTCGACCGGCTCCACGTCGGTAATGTTGACCACCACCGCCTCGTTGTCGGAGCGCACCAGGACGCAGTTCAGGGGTTGGTCCGGATCGGCGTTGATCTCCTGGTGCGGCACGTAGGGCGGTACGAAGATGAAATCGCCTGGGCCGGCCTCGGCCACGAATTCGAGCTTGTCGCCCCAGCGCATGCGTGCGCGACCGGAGACCACGTAGATCACGCTTTCCAACGCGCCGTGATGGTGCACGCCGGTCTTGGCGTCGGGGGCGATCGCCACCGTGCCGGCCCAGATCTTCTGTGCGCCGACGCGGGCGTGGTTGATCGCCGCCTGCCGGAACATGCCCGGCGTCTGGGCCGTGTTGGAATCGAGTTTGTCGCCGGGGATCACCCGCACACCGTCATGCTTCCAGCGCTCGGTGGCGTGCGTCGTTTCGTGATCATGCGCGTGGTCGTGGTCGGAGTGGTCTTGGTCGGAATGGTCGTGCATCGCATCCGCTCCTTCAGGAATCGTCGGTCCGGCCTCATCGTATCGCGACGGCGGCCGGTTCGAAGCTCCGATCGAGGATGGCGTCGGCACGCGGTGCCCGGGCCGCGGGGATCAGACCGGAGCGGACATAGAGCTCGATGTTGCGCTGCTCGTGGGCCACCACCACGTCGTCGATGGGCACGGCACGATACTGCGCCCGTGAGAACCAGCGCAAAGGCACGGTCTCCGGCAGGCCGATGAGTTTCGACCACACCGCTGCGTAGGGGGCCGGGTCCTTCAACGCCCATTCCCGCGCGCTCACGAGACGCCGACCGAAATCGGCGAGCTGTGCCCTCTTGGACTTCAGGGCCGCGTCGCTTGCCACCGCGAAACTCAGGCCCGGAGTGATGCCGTTGCCGTCGCGGACGACACGGGCGAGGCCGGCGATCTCGGCGGTGGAGGTGTAGGGCTCCCAGGTCGACCACGCATCGACGCTGCCGCTCGCCAGCGCGATCTTGGCATCCGCCGGGGGCAGGAAGCGCAGGGTCACGGCATTGGCCGGCAAGCCGACTTCCTCCAATGCGGCGAGGACGACCTGATGGCCGATCGAGCCGCGATTGGTGGCGATGCTCTTGCCCCGAAGGTCGGCCACCGTCTTGATCGGCGAATCCTTGGCCACCAGAATCGCGAGGCCGTCCTGCTGGTTGCGGAAGGCGAGGAAGGCCTTCACCGGTACGCCCGCCGCGGCTGCGAAGGTGAAGGGCGCATCGCCGACGCCGCCGGCATCGATCGCCCCGGCGTTGAGGGCTTCGAGTAGGGGAGCCGCTGCGGGAAACTCGCTCCATTCGAGGCGATAGGGCAGGTCGGCGAGAACGCCGGCCGCCTCCATCAGCGCGCGGGCGTTGCCGCGTTGGTCGCCGACGCGCAGAATCGTCTCGTCGGCGCGAGCGATGCCGGACAATGCGAAGAGCGCGAGGATGGCGATGAGCGCGCGCATCAGGCTGCCTCCGCCCGCGAGCCGCGCTGGGCGAGCAGGCGCTTGAAGGTCGGGATCAGGTCGCGGCCATAGGCGATGGCATCCTCGAGAGGGTCGAATCCGCGGATCAGGAAGGTCCGCACTCCGAGGTCGTGATAGTCGAGGAGCGCCTCCGCCACCTGTTCCGGCGTGCCGACGAGGGCGGTGGAATTGCCCGAGGCCCCCGTCTCCCTGGCGATGGCGGTATACAGGCGTTTGTCGAGTCGCGAGCCCTGGGACGCCGCCGCGAGCAGCCGGCGCGAGCCCTCGTTCTCGGGGACCGGCGCCGGGCCGAGTCCCTTGGCGGCGCGGGTGGCGCGGGTGCGCGCCAATGTGTCCTCGGCCTTGGCCCAGGCTTCCGCCTCTGTCGCCGCCAGGATCGGCCGGAACGACAGGCTGAAGCGGGGATCGCGTCCATGGGGCGCCGCCGCCGCCCGAACCTTGGAGATCGCCTCGCGGACCTGATCGAGACTCTCGCCCCACAGGGCATAGGTATCGGCGTGGCGGCCGGCCACAGCGATCGCGGCAGGAGAGGCCCCGCCGAAGAAGACCGGGATGCCGCGCGGATCCACCGGCTTCACCTCGGAGAATCCCCGGTCGATCCGGTAGTGCTCGCCGGCGAAGTCGAACGGCGCATCGGCGGTCCAGACCTGCCGGGCGATGGTGAGGAACTCGTCGGTGCGGGCGTAGCGCTCGTCCTTGGTGAGGTGGTCGCCGTCCTGCGCCAATTCCCTGTCGTCGCCGCCGCTGATGGCGTGGATGGCGACGCGGCCGCCCGTCAACTGGTCGAGGGTCGCGAATTGCCGCGCGGCCACCGTCGGCGCGGTGAAGCCGGTGCGGTGGGCGATCATCAGGCCGATGCGGTCGGTCACCGCCGCGATCTGCGCCGAGAGCAGAAGCGCGTCCGGCGCCGTTGCGTAGAAGGCCACGAGAATCCGGTCGAACCCGCCCCAATCATGGGCCTGGGCGAGCAACCGCAGGTAGTCGCGGTCGATGGCGGGGCCAGAGGCCGCATGGGTTTCGGACGTGTAGCGTGGGGCGGCGAAGCCGATGAACTCGACGGCGTCCGCTGGCAGGAAGCTCATGTCGATCTCCTTATGAGTATCAGAAGGTGCTTTGATCTCAGACGCCGAAGGCGGCGCGACCGGCTGACGCGCGGACTGCATCGGCCTGCGGCCAGTGGATGCGCCCGCACAGGACGTCCCTCAGGTGCCGTTCCAGCGGGTTCTTTCGTGACAGACCGGGATTGCCGGCCAGTTCGACGGCACGTTGGACGACCAGGATCGCGTTTTCGGTGATGGTGGTCTTGAGGAAGCCGGATTCGCCAACCGAGGGACAGTTGCCCTCGTCGACATCCGCCGCGAAGCTCCGGATCAAGCGCGCATTCACCGCCAGCAAACGCTCGTTATCGCCGACGGCATCGTGAAATCGCGGCAGGGTCGCGAGGCTCTGGCCAAGGCTGCCGGGCCTGCGATCCTTCGCGAAGGCGATGAACCACGCCTGCGCCGCGCGGGCGACGCCGTCGTAGAGGGCAGACAGCATCGCCGTGCTCCAGGCCTGCTGGTCGGTGTCCGGCTTGCGCCATCCATCCGGCGAACGAAGGTCCACGGCATGGTCGGCGGGGACCACGACATCCTTCAGCACCACGTCGTGGCTGCCGCTGGCGCGCAGGCCGAGATGGTCCCAGCTCTCCTCGATCCGGACGCCCTCGGAT belongs to Methylobacterium sp. 77 and includes:
- a CDS encoding aliphatic sulfonate ABC transporter substrate-binding protein: MIHRRHALRAAAALSLLALAPRDTFAADPKILRIGYQKSSTLIALVKQDGSLEKALEPLGVGLSWHEFTSGLPVMEALNAGQIDLSADVADTVPIFAQAANARITYVAQEAASPSAQAIVVGADSAITSVAELKGRKVAVTKGAGSHYLLLAALKAEGIPFKAISPAYLTPADGRTALAAGGVEAWVAWDPFLSAAELQSGARILKDGTGLSLYKRYYLASDEYAAKHGDVLDIVFAKLRDTGSWVKANPAEAANRLGALWKLDPAIVTKANARRTYAVEPVTREGLSEQQTIADAFRSEGLLPRPVDASSLGIWAPTKS
- a CDS encoding cupin domain-containing protein, with amino-acid sequence MHDHSDQDHSDHDHAHDHETTHATERWKHDGVRVIPGDKLDSNTAQTPGMFRQAAINHARVGAQKIWAGTVAIAPDAKTGVHHHGALESVIYVVSGRARMRWGDKLEFVAEAGPGDFIFVPPYVPHQEINADPDQPLNCVLVRSDNEAVVVNITDVEPVERPETVHWIDPIHKHP
- a CDS encoding ABC transporter substrate-binding protein, with translation MRALIAILALFALSGIARADETILRVGDQRGNARALMEAAGVLADLPYRLEWSEFPAAAPLLEALNAGAIDAGGVGDAPFTFAAAAGVPVKAFLAFRNQQDGLAILVAKDSPIKTVADLRGKSIATNRGSIGHQVVLAALEEVGLPANAVTLRFLPPADAKIALASGSVDAWSTWEPYTSTAEIAGLARVVRDGNGITPGLSFAVASDAALKSKRAQLADFGRRLVSAREWALKDPAPYAAVWSKLIGLPETVPLRWFSRAQYRAVPIDDVVVAHEQRNIELYVRSGLIPAARAPRADAILDRSFEPAAVAIR
- a CDS encoding LLM class flavin-dependent oxidoreductase, with protein sequence MSFLPADAVEFIGFAAPRYTSETHAASGPAIDRDYLRLLAQAHDWGGFDRILVAFYATAPDALLLSAQIAAVTDRIGLMIAHRTGFTAPTVAARQFATLDQLTGGRVAIHAISGGDDRELAQDGDHLTKDERYARTDEFLTIARQVWTADAPFDFAGEHYRIDRGFSEVKPVDPRGIPVFFGGASPAAIAVAGRHADTYALWGESLDQVREAISKVRAAAAPHGRDPRFSLSFRPILAATEAEAWAKAEDTLARTRATRAAKGLGPAPVPENEGSRRLLAAASQGSRLDKRLYTAIARETGASGNSTALVGTPEQVAEALLDYHDLGVRTFLIRGFDPLEDAIAYGRDLIPTFKRLLAQRGSRAEAA
- a CDS encoding acyl-CoA dehydrogenase family protein, with protein sequence MILSPPLRDTAEGLARLFAERAEGHDRAGRFAHDNIADLRQAGLPSLTVPRRLGGGGAGLDQATKVIGTLAQGDPSTALVLTMHFLQHGLIHTREAWPRAVADRLGRAAVEDGALINALRVEPELGTPARGGMPETVARATSTGWLINGRKIYSTGSPALTHGLVFVRIDEAEPRIGNILVPMGSEGVRIEESWDHLGLRASGSHDVVLKDVVVPADHAVDLRSPDGWRKPDTDQQAWSTAMLSALYDGVARAAQAWFIAFAKDRRPGSLGQSLATLPRFHDAVGDNERLLAVNARLIRSFAADVDEGNCPSVGESGFLKTTITENAILVVQRAVELAGNPGLSRKNPLERHLRDVLCGRIHWPQADAVRASAGRAAFGV